The Salvelinus alpinus chromosome 22, SLU_Salpinus.1, whole genome shotgun sequence DNA window taTCTGATCAAaattgagtttatggtgtgaaaatGTGCTTGCTAATAAAGTCAgaaaactaacgttagctagctaacattacaacatcagatgagctaacattagtaacctaaccaattcgctgtagtattaactggtatacgACTCCTTACCTTTCCTCAAGTTATAAcgcgttagttgcttactggaccctggcatATGTGTGAAATGTCAGCTAGTAACTAGCTAACGAACTAACCACTATCTATTAACTAATGTTTTACCTCTACAGAATGTGGATacttttcagaatgagagaattaggtgtaaatgaggcgttgcttgttagacaagtggattcagggatcaagtgtagttggagctgggcctggcttaagctggatgccactatagaggtgaaaggaacaccacacactttccctctttctcatttttgctggcacattgtagaacagatgtccacaggcagaaagtgtacaatgtaataatatgcagtgtagcccaaatatattgtttttgttgtgttgaacatgacagtaacgtgtgtgtgtgtgtgtttgtgagtgaggGGGGATTCTACTTTTTTTTACTCAGTAAATCTCActtttgcacacatgtagccttgtgcacttgatcgatgtctatagtggccactataatagagcaaaaatagaatgcctgtttgtttaattctatttctactttaagatATTTTTTCCCAAGTGTAATATTTATGTGTGCGGTCACAAGCGTtttattataaaggctgtcatggctaactgcaatattagtgtCTTGTTTTTCTCTGTacttgagtgtcatttgcagtaaagtctaggcaacaaataacattggattgctttctttacattttttagctgtgagttcggttcacattaaccacttaaaaaaaaacacacagagactgatcatgtagatcatagtctttgttgtttaattagttaaatcCAGCATTTCCCCCGAGCAGGGATTTGTTTGGCATGTTTcagtgcaaaaaaaaaagaagtgtcACGTTTTTGGGCCCTCAGCAGTTTGCATCCCAGAACTTTGATGCAGTGGCCCAGACCTGGGATGATGGCCCTTACATGTTCATCGTACACATCCAAGAGATCAAGCAGAAGAGCAGCGCCACCACCGACTCTGTCCCAACACAGAACTGGAACATCCAACGTAAGGATCTCCACCACTCACATGAATCCTGAGTCCAATACATTAAAACTACATTAGCTAATAGGCTAATATTTCTGTTATGTTCTTCACCCCCTGCAGTGCAAGTCAGTATGAAAGGACCCCATGACTACATCTCAGCTTCGGAATGGCCTCTTATGATCGTAAGTCAATTCTGCCACGATAAGTTGTCTACATGGAAAACACTCTACATTACAGCTTCATTACATGTAGTATGATACATACACATAGCATCTAAGCTGTGTGCCTGTAGGACATAGCTTATCGGACAATACAGACTCTCTAGTTCCTTGCCAGCTCAACTAACTGTCCCTTTTGCAGTTCTACATGGTGATGTGTGTCATCTATGTGTTGCTGGGCCTTCTGTGGTTGGGCCTGTCAGCCTGCTACTGGAGAGAGCTGCTCAGGATCCAGTTCTGGATCGGCGGGGTCATCTTCCTGGGCATGCTGGAGAAGGCCGTGTACTACGCCGAGTTCCAGAGCATCCGCTACGACGGCCTCTCAGGTCAGGAGGCGGAGAGACACACCCGTACAGAAAAACCCATGTGGTTTTTCTGTACGGgtagaaaaaaaacatttgtctgTACTGGGCTTTTTAAGGGAGTCTATGTGTGGTTTAAGTGCACATTTTTCATGGACACATCTAAGCACACATCTATGGTTCTCTAGCTAAATCCTCCTGGTGGGCATGGTTGGAATTGGGTAAGACGCAGTAGATCCTAGTGTGTTGCTAAAAGTGCTGTTGTACTCTGTTAATAAGCATTATTTGTGTTCTGTGTCTTCCCAACAGTCCAGGGGGCAGTAGTGTTTGCGGAGGTCCTATCAGCAGTGAAGAGGACCCTGGCCCGTGTGCTCGTCATCATCGCCAGTCTTGGTTATGGAATTGTCAAGTGAGTCAGTCCCTTCATAACAGGTCAAGAAGACAATGGAGAGTGTTAAACTCTATTGCCAattttctctccgtctctctttctctctcgctgtctatgtctgtctgtctctcgctctctctctgcctgcctgtctctctcgttctctctccctagGCCAAGGCTTGGTGCGTTGTTACACAGGGTGGTTGGGGTGGGACTGCTCTACCTTATATTCTCCGTTGTCGAGGGAATCCTGAGGGTCAATTCGGTAAGTCTGGTCTCTCTACTTTCTGATCAATATGCTACCTCAGTATTCCCCCAAAATATATAGTCCACCTGCACTAGCTGTAACTAGACTCTTCAACCATGTTGGTAAGTTTTTGATATGGAGCTAAACCAAACAATGCCATGATGCCCTTTTGTTAAATATCTTCATCTTTGGTCAAAGGATGCCAGGAATCTTGTGTGTGTAGTAGTATTGTCATTCCACAGTCAGTGTTTGCCTGTCTTTCTCACAGGGTCAAGTGGGCAGTAGCAGACTACTGTGTGACATTGTTCTGGCGTTCACTGACTCGTGCGTTGTGTGGTGGATATCCTTTTGGAGTGGTCAGCCATTACCGGAGGCCgtcagtctgcctgtctgccagTCAGCTAGTTAGTCTAGTAGTCACTGTATGTAGTTAGTCTGTCAGTATTTTTTTTTCACAGACTATTTTTTCCCCCTCCTTTCTCTGGGCATGCTTGTATTGAGGTGTGTTTCTAAAGCTTACTCCGATATCCTCCTCCCTTTTACCAGTGTCTCTCATAGTTGATCATACCAGTTTTATTCCAACCCTCTTTGAGCGGCAGTTTGGTTCTACACCTTTTGGTGTTTATCTATCTGCATGGCTGCCTGAAGAGTATGTGATGGtgatccctccctctgtcactccctcctttCCTGCTGCCCCGCTGTGTGTTTTCAGGCTGAAGATGATGTGGTGCTGCTGGCTGCCACTCCTTTGGCTGTGCTCGACACTACCCTCTGCTGGTGGATATCCTGTACTGTACCTCTCTGCACAACTCTCCCCCTCTGCCTTCCTCTCCCAGCACTCTCACTTCTTGTAATCCCTGTGTGTGCCAGTGCCTTGGTGGTAGTTGGTGTTAACCCTTCTCCTATTTTCACCTGCCTTTTGTATCAAAGAAGGGAATAACCCAGAAGGGAATATTTCCAGAAAATATGCTCCGCCTCACAAAGACTAATTTAGACATCAGAGGGAGCCGTAGTCGCATGGATTAATTACATTTTTAATTACAGGGCCACTTATATCAAGGCTATCAATAACTTCATTTAGAAGAGCTCGGAGGCACTGCTGCCTTTTGACAAAATGCATTATTTTATTCTCACCAACGATCATTTTCTCCTGCAGTTTGACAGAACAGTATTTTAGTGGATTCAGTTAGTTAGCCAGAAAACCAGATAGTATAGTGATGACTAAGACCATACTATGTTTTCCAGCTGTGCTTAACCTGGCTATAGAGGGCAGAGGGGAGCTCAACTCCTCCTGAGTAATGAGATAATGGCTGACTACCCTCAGACACTTACACCCTTACAACCTGATTAGCTTGGGGTTAAGTTAGGGTATATCAGCTCAGTTGACAAGGTAGGCAAACTCTTCTGTGTTGGTTATGTTGACAGTCAATGGAAGAAGACTGGTATTATTGGGTAAACTGTTTCTGTTGAGAATTGTATTTCAAAGGTGGGCTGTTTGTTAGTGGGGTGTGTCCTGGGGTTATGTTGGAGTCCTTGACAGCCAATCACATCTTTATCAGCCTGGCCCAGACCATGAAGCTCCTTCGCCTCCGAAGAAACGTGGTCAAGCTCTCCTTGTATCGCCACTTTACCAACACCCTCATATTCGCCGTTATTGGTAAGGAGCTGTTTGCGGCTGTGCTACTGCAACCACTTAACAGAGACATTTCATGCATCATGTACTATACACCCTGGTGTGCCCATGATCACAAGCATTCACTAATATATTTGGCCTGTCACTGTTTTACTCTGCAGcctcagtcattttcattatctgGACGACAAAGACCTTCAAGTTTTCAAAGTGCCAGTCGGTGAGTAGTGTTTGTTTACTACGTTACTTAATAAGCCACGGGTGTCCGACCTACGGCCCGCATCCAGCCCGCGTAGTAATCAAACTAAATATACTTAAAAATGGCTAAAACCAACATCGAAACTGGGTAGAAAggataatggacctacattcataaAGTTTCTTGAGTTTGTCCAGCTCGCTAACAATCACtgaaatgaaagctagacagtcagggagcatcgaAAAGGGTATTTTCTCGCACATTTTGACGGCGAGGAAATGGAACCAATTTTCTGTGCGGCCCTCTGGACCTCGTTGGTAGACCAAATCCTGTCCCCTTTAGCGAGTTCATGGCAAATCCGAGAGGCTAGCGTACATACACACAGTTGACCTCTAGTGAACTGGTATTTGGCATTCGGAAGATCAtctttctcttcctgtctcttatTCACTCTCTCTGCTTATCTCTCTAGGACTGGAAGGAGCTGTGGATAGAAGATGCCTTCTGGCGgttcctcttctccaccatccttcTGGTCATCATGTTCCTGTGGAGGCCTTCGGCCAACAaccagaggttagaggtcacagCTAAACAGTTCAACAAATCAACACACGGCCAAAACATAAAATTGCACTCGTATGGAGAAATCCGATGTCCAAATCAACTGGAATGAATTGAGATGGAGTTGAGCCCAAGTGGACCATGTTGTCGAACGTTGCCAATAGGAATCCCATGAATAGAGCCAACGTGATTCCTCCTTCTGTATGTCCGAGAAgaatgtttgttctacatagaaATATGCTATCTGAACGTTCCAACAACGTTGTGTCCTGTTGATCATGCCCCTGATCTGTGATGTCATGTCCTGTTCCCCTTAGATATGCCTTCAGCCCCCTAGTGGACGATGAGAGTGACGACGAGGAAAAGGAACAGCTGATGACCGATACATTTGGTAAGGGTCACTGCTGTATTAGGCTGTTTTGGTATTTCACTCATAGGAACACAGTTGATACTGCGTATGGTTAATTGGAGGTGGAAATACAGTATCATACTCTATGGCTTGATACTTAGCTTGAGCTCTTTGGCCTAGTTGTGACACTTCCATAGTGTATTGATAGTCTATGGGATGAATGTACCTTGGTTCTCTCTCCCAGCAGCCATTTTGGATAGAACTCAATTTGACTCAGCAACAGTAATCTGGGATTCTGATCCTGTCTTAAATTTGTGTACTTCCAGAGGGGGTGAAGATGAGGGGTCTGAAGTCCGAGGCAAATGGAACAGCCAAGCCAAAAGTGGTAAGGGCCTTCTCCATACCACAGGGTACCACCCATGCTAAGAATATAGGATATAAACGACATTTTATGGCTCAGAGAAAGTTGTCTTGGTGATAGGAAATGCTTTTTTCCCCTCCCCCAGGATGAGGATCTGAAATGGGTCGAAGAGAATATCCCCTCTTCAATGGCAGATGTGTAAGTGCAAACAAATTGAAGTTGCAGAAATGTTAGTAACATTAACCATTATTGACAGTGATATTATAATCACTTTGACTAGAAATGTATTACAAGGTGGTTATTACATAGTAAGGACATTGGAACTCTCAAGTTATGAAATCTGTTTACCTTCTATGACGATGTGTGAAACAAGCACCGAAAGGATAGTTGATTTTCTGATGAGAAGACGTTGTAAATGAATCGAACGTGTTTTCCTTTCTGTCCCAGTGCACTCCCACCTCTACTGGACTCTGATGAGGTAAGACACAGTGTTATTCCTGGCGTGAACTGCAGGGGGTGCCAGCGCCatgcttattaaagagcagtagcTCGTCATGTTTACATCAGCCTGTTTATACCTCCACCCTGGTTTCTTTCTGGCTTGAACAATGAGAGGTTGCGGAAGGGTGGTGTTTTG harbors:
- the LOC139549084 gene encoding transmembrane protein 87A isoform X3 — its product is MSDQGPNQEAGAGAKLSCGCFLVQMASAMKTGLLTWDLPKVLFLLICIHFTRPLNAVSEPGKWTLNANSETTKKQSFFLITKTMFNNTGIQLKWLTEHCEPPVKLNISWYLRSSRCFDEVFGLDPLKAGSYFRTTDVKQEGGSGFYVFHQYPAIECKQTMTHSEFSLKKFEEPTRLTEPVHEQPVTDKDQATRKRSKEDPKEALAEKNAPVKAEATVATGKAPAPAAKKEVQFASQNFDAVAQTWDDGPYMFIVHIQEIKQKSSATTDSVPTQNWNIQLQVSMKGPHDYISASEWPLMIFYMVMCVIYVLLGLLWLGLSACYWRELLRIQFWIGGVIFLGMLEKAVYYAEFQSIRYDGLSVQGAVVFAEVLSAVKRTLARVLVIIASLGYGIVKPRLGALLHRVVGVGLLYLIFSVVEGILRVNSAEDDVVLLAATPLAVLDTTLCWWIFISLAQTMKLLRLRRNVVKLSLYRHFTNTLIFAVIASVIFIIWTTKTFKFSKCQSDWKELWIEDAFWRFLFSTILLVIMFLWRPSANNQRYAFSPLVDDESDDEEKEQLMTDTFEGVKMRGLKSEANGTAKPKVDEDLKWVEENIPSSMADVALPPLLDSDEETITTKFEMSKME
- the LOC139549084 gene encoding transmembrane protein 87A isoform X2, whose product is MSDQGPNQEAGAGAKLSCGCFLVQMASAMKTGLLTWDLPKVLFLLICIHFTRPLNAVSEPGKWTLNANSETTKKQSFFLITKTMFNNTGIQLKWLTEHCEPPVKLNISWYLRSSRCFDEVFGLDPLKAGSYFRTTDVKQEGGSGFYVFHQYPAIECKQTMTHSEFSLKKFEEPTRLTEPVHEQPVTDKDQATRKRSKEDPKEALAEKNAPVKAEATVATGKAPAPAAKKEVFASQNFDAVAQTWDDGPYMFIVHIQEIKQKSSATTDSVPTQNWNIQLQVSMKGPHDYISASEWPLMIFYMVMCVIYVLLGLLWLGLSACYWRELLRIQFWIGGVIFLGMLEKAVYYAEFQSIRYDGLSVQGAVVFAEVLSAVKRTLARVLVIIASLGYGIVKPRLGALLHRVVGVGLLYLIFSVVEGILRVNSGQVGSSRLLCDIVLAFTDSCVVWWIFISLAQTMKLLRLRRNVVKLSLYRHFTNTLIFAVIASVIFIIWTTKTFKFSKCQSDWKELWIEDAFWRFLFSTILLVIMFLWRPSANNQRYAFSPLVDDESDDEEKEQLMTDTFEGVKMRGLKSEANGTAKPKVDEDLKWVEENIPSSMADVALPPLLDSDEETITTKFEMSKME
- the LOC139549084 gene encoding transmembrane protein 87A isoform X1 — translated: MSDQGPNQEAGAGAKLSCGCFLVQMASAMKTGLLTWDLPKVLFLLICIHFTRPLNAVSEPGKWTLNANSETTKKQSFFLITKTMFNNTGIQLKWLTEHCEPPVKLNISWYLRSSRCFDEVFGLDPLKAGSYFRTTDVKQEGGSGFYVFHQYPAIECKQTMTHSEFSLKKFEEPTRLTEPVHEQPVTDKDQATRKRSKEDPKEALAEKNAPVKAEATVATGKAPAPAAKKEVQFASQNFDAVAQTWDDGPYMFIVHIQEIKQKSSATTDSVPTQNWNIQLQVSMKGPHDYISASEWPLMIFYMVMCVIYVLLGLLWLGLSACYWRELLRIQFWIGGVIFLGMLEKAVYYAEFQSIRYDGLSVQGAVVFAEVLSAVKRTLARVLVIIASLGYGIVKPRLGALLHRVVGVGLLYLIFSVVEGILRVNSGQVGSSRLLCDIVLAFTDSCVVWWIFISLAQTMKLLRLRRNVVKLSLYRHFTNTLIFAVIASVIFIIWTTKTFKFSKCQSDWKELWIEDAFWRFLFSTILLVIMFLWRPSANNQRYAFSPLVDDESDDEEKEQLMTDTFEGVKMRGLKSEANGTAKPKVDEDLKWVEENIPSSMADVALPPLLDSDEETITTKFEMSKME